A stretch of DNA from Campylobacter concisus:
CATTTGGTCTTTGCATCGGCATGAAAGTACCTTGGCAAACGGCTCTTGGCGTTGTTTTTCTAAGCGGCGTGATATTTGTTGTCTTATCTTTTACAAATTTTAGAATGTGGATAATTAGATCCATCCCACTTGACCTACGAAGAGCGATAAGTGCGGGCATAGGCACATTTATCAGCTTTGTGGCGTTTCAGCAAATGGGCTTTATCGTAAATAGCGACGCAGTTTTGGTTGGTATAGGAAATTTCAAAGATCCAAACGTACTTCTTGGCGTTTTGGGATTATTCTTAGTTATTTGCTTTTGGGCGTGGAAGATAAAGGGCGCGTTTATCCTAGCTGTGCTTGCTACTTCAGTGATAGCTTGGGTGCTTGGTATCGCTCCTCATCCAACAGAAATTTTCTCAACTCCAGCCTCTATCTCTCCGATATTTTTAGAGCTTGACATAAAAGGCGCGCTTAGTCTAGCCTTGCTGCCAGTTGTTATCACATTTTTTGTGACCGATCTTTTTGACTCGATAGGCACGCTAGCTGGCGTTGGTACAAGAGCTGGGATATTTGACGAAAACAAAAAAGATGGCGTCGTAAAACTTGAAAAAACTCTTGAAGCTGACGCTATTGCTACGGCAGCTGGCTCTCTTGTAGGTGTAAGTACGACTACATCGTTTGTAGAGAGTGCTAGTGGTGTAGAAGAGGGCGGCAGAACTGGTCTAACGGCTGTATTTTGCGGACTTTTATTTATACTTACACTCTTTATGTTGCCACTTTTTAAAGCGATCCCTGGCAATGCTATCTATCCGATCCTTGTAATGGTT
This window harbors:
- a CDS encoding NCS2 family permease, with protein sequence MKFFDLAQNKTSVKQEFGAGLTTFLAMMYIVPVNAIIMSKTGMPYEALITATALITIFSTILNGLWANTPVAMSVGMGLNAYFTFGLCIGMKVPWQTALGVVFLSGVIFVVLSFTNFRMWIIRSIPLDLRRAISAGIGTFISFVAFQQMGFIVNSDAVLVGIGNFKDPNVLLGVLGLFLVICFWAWKIKGAFILAVLATSVIAWVLGIAPHPTEIFSTPASISPIFLELDIKGALSLALLPVVITFFVTDLFDSIGTLAGVGTRAGIFDENKKDGVVKLEKTLEADAIATAAGSLVGVSTTTSFVESASGVEEGGRTGLTAVFCGLLFILTLFMLPLFKAIPGNAIYPILVMVGVLMFAELASINFKDPAIAVATFFIVVLIPLTYSITNGLAFGFMSYVIVKLIKREFGDINLGVVVLALISFIVFLVH